GGCAGCACCACGAGTTCTTGGAGGCTGAGGTCGTAAGGATGCTGTGGGTCCTTCTGTCAAGGGGGAAGCCCTCTTGACTAGAAAGAGTCCCCATGGAATAAGCCACATGATGAGTCCTTTTCCCAGCTGGGCACCGTGGGTTCTGTAAGATGGGTCTGCACATTTCGTGGTGAGAGCTAGGCCGTCTAGTAGGGAATCGAGTTGTCAGCTGTTTCCTGGGTTTAAGAGGTGGCTTTACTTTCGAATGTAAAACTGACTGTGCCTTAGCATCACCCTGTCCGGTGCCCCTGGGGCAGCTGGTGGTGTCCAGGAGAGTGGATGCCTGCTCCAGATTTAGATGCCTACTTGGGCTTTTATTTGGTTTGGGGTATTCCTGTCTTCTGCAAGTTGGGGGAGCAAAGCTAGTGTCCCAGGAGACTTGTGCCACAGCTTGTTCGCAGTTTACACAAACTTGTTCGCGTTAAAGCTCCAAGCAGAATCTGATTGGCAAAGTCCAGCTGCAGTATATGGAGCTTCTAGATGTTCACTACCTTCAATGGGTGTCAGTGCCACTGAACCGTGGGGGAGAGGGGTCGAGGGGCGGAGCCACGCTCTCCCTCTTCCTGGGAGAGCGATGGTCTAAGCCAAGGGCTGGTGGGCTTGGGGCCTTCCTCTCCTCGCTCCTGCAGGAAGGGGGCAGTTAGGACCCCCTCTTAAGCAGGCTTCTGTTTCTTACCACTAAATTGGCTTCCTTTTTCATCCATAAGTTGGAATTCCCCAAATACAAATACCCTGTAGAGGCCAAATCTGAATTCTGAGATTTTGAAATATCTTAAACCACGAGAGAAAATCTAGTTCTGTCCCACCTCTGATCAGCAGgccctctgtcccttcctctcctctgagtCAGACAGCTCTAGCAAGCAAGGTTACTTGGCTAGTTCCTAATGCACTGATGGGAGCCATCCCATTAAGGACGACTTCTACTCAAAACATGACCCTCTGGACTTCAGATGCCTCATTTAGCAGGAAAAGGCACTGATTAGATATATTTATGTGACTGCGGGCATTTGTGGCTGTAGAGTCCTTGACCATAATGTTATATGTAATGGGAACTATCttataaacttgaaaaaataaagtttttattttctatatggtTTGCTCCTGTGTCTTTTCTGAGTGGGATCAGCCCAGCTGCCCAGCTGAGTAGGCTTCTAAGTAGGGCTTCATAAAAAATcagaagagctaaaaaaaaaaaaaaaaaaaaaaatcagaagagctCATTAGAAAGATGGCACCCTTTCAGTAATTGAGTCATTAATTtcaccaaaagaaacaaacaaaactaaccatttggtataaataaatgagaaaataaactaaatattttaaaataactttcaagGGAAAGTTTATTTCTTAGTTGTTTCTAAAATACATCACTTTTCAAAGTTTGGGACTGGAACGCCAAGAGATTTCATTTGCTGTCAAATGTGctgaaatttaattattaaaaaaatcaatacctTGCTGTGCTGAGCTTAAAATGCAAAAGcaataaaactgacaaattgATATCAAACTGTTTGATTTGGCTTGTTTTCATGTTACATCAactactttttctcctttcatttctttagatTTGAGTCTGTTCATTGGTCTGGAAAACAGTCAGGAATCCTTTTGCCTTTTATTCCAATGGAGATTAGAATTGGGTTCTAGCTTCCAAGTACCATACATGTCAGACTATAAGATGTATTTTTCCCAAAATTAATTCCCCCCAGAAAAGAGGGGGTTGCCTTGTATTCTGAGGCATTAAATCTTTTCATCAGAAGATGCACATTTTGAGCCACAATATAGTTGAAGCAAACTTGTTAAtcggtcagaagtacaggtatcAGAGTGTTATTAGTTTTTAAGCCCAAAGAGTAAACATCTCCATCTCCCCCTCCAATAAGTATAACATCACGTTTCTCAAGAGCCTTTCCGGTGGCAGGTTAAAATGAGTAAATCAAGagcttttttattcttcaaaaacaagtttcttgacataaaaaaaaaaaaaaaatggaaatcttcAAAGGAAATTTCTAATTACAAGTAACCACTGTcatcttttttaaattcttgattctgtaaactttatttacaaatgaaatgacCACTAAATTCCACagctttttaaattacatatctGTTACCCTCATTTGACGATTTCATCTAGAGAATACAGATGAGAGCTtagccaaaaaattaaacatctttTTGGATTTTCTCAGGGGAAATAGCCTAAGACACTACACTGCATCATCTGTTTGGGCATGTATGGCATCTCCCCAGAGCCTAGTCTTCTCATATGACaggaagaagtagagaaaagtaaatgtagcaagtttcgttttgttttttttttaattgaagtatagttgagagCAAGTATTTGTTTTAGTGAACCCCTTAGAAGCTATGTTTGAGGCTAGGTTGGACAGTAAGCCCAGGGATTTATAAAGGCCAAGGCTGCTCTCTGAGGTCTCAACCCTTGATATTCCCTATGAGTtgagaaaaataatgatttcacttttgtgtgtgtgcaaatgtgtgtttacagtcaattaaaaaaagtgATCCTTTTTCTGAGGTTATATGTCCTTTCATAAGATAATAGATGGTGGTAGTTTTTACTGccctttttcattaaaattaacttgGCAACCATGTTGGCCATTATACTGGTTCATGAAATTCAGAAGTCTGAAAATCATTGGACTAAGTGATCCTGGAGATCCTTTCTACCTCTACCATTCTGTGTATGTAAAAAGCACCAGCGTCATCTTCCCAGAGTTCCTCCCTGCTCCCAACCTTCATCTCTGTGTCAGCCTTGGCTCCAGGCCAGTATAACTGCTACGAGCCCTCCTTCATCCAGTCACTGCTGACTTGGTGTCTGGAATAAAGCACATCTGCGTGGCTGTCATCCTCACCTCCTTTAGGGTGGTATATCAGTttctcagggaggccttcccGGCCATTCTATATAAAATTGTAACTCCCACCTACAACACACACGCACTCTCcctaccttatttttcttttagcacttaaCGCTATCGGATACATTCTTTCACTTATTCTGTTTACTGTGTCTCCactagatgaatgaatgaataccagACTCTCCTGGATCCCGTCCCAGTGGTGATGAACCTTTCCTTCCGTCTCCAGTGCCCTTTCCCTGCTCCTTGTTTCTCCAAACCGCAGACCTCCCCAACACCACTGCCCACATCCACATCCCCTGTCATCACTGCATCGCTCCCAGTGACCTCCCAGCAAAAAGACCTTTCTTCACCTGCGCTCGCGTATTCACTTCCTGATACCAAAGGTGTACCTACTCCTGCCAGGCCCAGCAGCAGAGCCGGCTAAGAGCACACACTAGAGCCAGCCCAGATCTGGGTTCTGATGCCCACCTGAGCGGTCAACACCACACTGGCTCACCAGCTCCTGATGCTTAGAAAACAAGGTTAAGAAGTCTTGCCTAAGCCAGCCCTCTTCTCTGGTCCCAGGGCCTTTACTGACTTTGAGAGGAGGACTTTGCATCCCTGACCTCTTTTTTCCAGGCAGCTTTGAACTTGGCGGTGGATTTAATGACACAACTAGGCTAGGGGATTTCATGAGGTTTTAATAATAATCTAATAATACTGTTCAACAAAGACAACACACGTGTCTCTCACTTACAGAGACGCAGATACACACACCTCTTCCACCCACACAGGCTGAGGTAGAAAGTACACTGCCTGAAGCACAAAAACATACTCAACGGCCTGAGCCATGGCCCAGACCACAGGTTCACAAGGCACTTGATTGAAAGGTCACCCCTTGAGAGCAGGGGCAGAGGCCGGGCCAGCTGCACTAAAGCCTTGGAGGGGCTGACAGGGAGTCAGCCATCCCTGCCTTCCAGCCTGAGAGCCTGCTCTGGAGTAGCTGGAGAGGGTAAGGGATGAAGCTGGAATGGCAGCTGATCTGCCAAGGCTAGAATGATGCTTCTGGCACATAAAAGGCCCTcggtaaacatttgctgaatgaattgaatgactggggtggggcaggggaggaagaatTCCAGAGAACACATCCTGGAGGTCCTGGGGCCTTCCAGCCCAGGATAGGGGAACCAAGGGTGGGACAGCAGCCCCACCAATTATTTTAGAGGTAGCCAGGGAGGTAAAAATACCAACACTGGGATGCTTTGGGGTTATACTTGtttggggggaagggaagagggggtcccttctttcctcccaaaGTGTTTCATACATAATTGGGGGCCTTGACCCTCCAGGGCCCAGCCCTTCCCATCTTGTTCTCATCCTTGAGGGCAGGCCTCTGTCTTACTCAACTCTGGTCTCCAGCGCCTGGCACAGATCAGGCATCAAGTGCTCATTGAGTGAATCAAGGCCCATAGCAGCATAAGCAGCTTATCTTCTACATTCTACCGACTGATTCCATCTGGCCTTCAGTCCCCTGGCTGGGTCTGACCCTGCCTCAAAGGACACCATTCACCTCTCCCTTCCATGGCAAAGCAGCCTCATCCCTACCCTTGGGGAAAAAGTTCTTAGCCAAATGGGCCATGCGCCTGTTCTGAGGCAGCTGACGCCCCTCGAGGGAGCGCAGAGCCCAGGTCCCGTCCACCTGGTCAGGCTCCCAGCGGCAGCTGGGGTGCAGCCAGCGGTAGTAGACCAGCCGCAGAGCCAGCCCCAGGAGGAAGCAGGCGCCGGCCGCAGGCAGCAGCCTCTGAAGCAGGTGCCCGCTGGGCAGGCAGGCGCTCTGAGTCGCCCAGGCGACCACCAGCAGAAGACTGTCATTCAGGAGGAACGCCAGGTGGATGGTAGCACGGCCTCGGGTTCGGCCCTCAGCCACGTTGAACCAGGAGAAATAAAGGATGGTGGCCACCGTCGCCCGGTACAGCCACTCGGAGCAGGGATCTGGCATAAAGTCCGTGCCCTGAAGCCAGACCCAGAACAGCAGCACCAGCCACAGGCCCAAGAAGTGCAGGGCCACATAGCGGGGGAAGAGGGCTGAGAACAGGGCCACGACCAGGACTCGgggccacagcagcagcaggttCCACAGGAAGTAGATCACGGAGGCACCCAGCCCCAGGAGGGGCTTGGAGGGGAGGCAGGTGCGCAGGGCCCGGTGGTAGTCAAGCAGTGCCCACGAGATACCCACAAAGGACGTGCAGATGCTGACCCCTAcgaagaggaagaggagacaggtGAGCCCTGCGGGCAGCCTGCAGGCACTCCCCAGAGGCCACGGGTACTGCGGAGGCCTCGTAGCCACGCTGAAGTGGGTATTTCGGCCCACAATTTGTTGAAGGGAAAACTACAGCTGGAGAACAGTAAGTTCACACAACCCCAAACGGAGCTAGGATCCATATGGAGTCTGCGCTTCACCACAAACCTTTCCTTTTCAGGTGCTACCATGGTTATATTTTTCACAGACGAAAAGGTGTGTGACTTATACACTCTCATGGGCACCCCTGTCACCCAGCATCTGGCACCCCTGGGCCTTGGCCACACCCTGAGCATCTTCTAGGGCCCTGTAACCCTTCCTTTCCCGGAAGAGCCCACGCCTTTCTTGGATCTGAAAATCAGCAGTCCAGTTCCCCCTTCTTAGTCTCAGAAAGGGAAGCAGGAAATCCCATGGGGTGGCGACAGGCCTCTAGCTGAAGCTGCCTTCTGGGGCCAAAAGGGATGTCCCTGTTATATGGATGGAACAGTCTctactcccctccaccctcaGACTGGGCCCGGGTTTTGATTTTCC
This sequence is a window from Physeter macrocephalus isolate SW-GA chromosome 3, ASM283717v5, whole genome shotgun sequence. Protein-coding genes within it:
- the XKR8 gene encoding XK-related protein 8; protein product: MPWSPRAAFFWDLVLGVLGTLAFLIDLGADLWTASQYVLSGRYLWAALVLALLGLASVALQLFSWVWLRADISSGHAPKPPGLCLALLHVLQLGYLHRCVQGLRQGLLVWRQEVPSQFDLAYADFLSLDISMLRLFETFLEMTPQLTLVLAIMLQSGGAEYYQWVSICTSFVGISWALLDYHRALRTCLPSKPLLGLGASVIYFLWNLLLLWPRVLVVALFSALFPRYVALHFLGLWLVLLFWVWLQGTDFMPDPCSEWLYRATVATILYFSWFNVAEGRTRGRATIHLAFLLNDSLLLVVAWATQSACLPSGHLLQRLLPAAGACFLLGLALRLVYYRWLHPSCRWEPDQVDGTWALRSLEGRQLPQNRRMAHLAKNFFPKGRDEAALPWKGEVNGVL